The following proteins are co-located in the Spinactinospora alkalitolerans genome:
- a CDS encoding ABC transporter ATP-binding protein, whose amino-acid sequence MAMMMGGPPAFRALVNDGAARGARLPPGTIGRIIGYARPHWRSIVVFLLVTSFSAGIVVANPLLLKAIIDRGIAHGDASLVTGLALAVGALALLESVLGLTGRWLSARIGEGVIYLLRTQVFTHVQRMPLAFFTRTQTGSLISRLNTDVVGAQRAITSVLQSVVSNLISAVAVLVTMMALSWQITLVALLLVPLFVLPAKFIGRKVATVSRDGMELNAEMSSLMTERFNVGGAMLVKLYGRPEEESRGFARRAGMVRDIGVTQSVFGGLLFTLIGLITALATATVYGIGGNLVIGGAFELGTLVALTTLLTRLYGPITALSNVHVEVMTALVSFDRVFEILDLKPMIEDAPDAAPLPEGPLRVEFDRVSFRYPSAEESSLDSLELMPHAETLDDTQVLSEVSFAAAPGQLVALVGPSGAGKTTLTHLVSRLYDPTEGSVRIGGLDLRGVEGQSLRDTVGVVTQDTQLFHDTVGANLRYARPDADDDELIAAMRAAQLGHLLDALPDGLETMVGDRGYRLSGGEKQRLAIARLLLKAPSVVVLDEATAHLDSESEAAVQEALRTALAGRTSLVIAHRLATVREADQILVLEDGRLLERGTHEELLAHGGLYTALYRTQFAAQEKRGAAR is encoded by the coding sequence ATGGCAATGATGATGGGCGGACCGCCCGCCTTCAGAGCACTCGTCAACGACGGCGCGGCGAGGGGCGCGCGCCTGCCGCCGGGCACCATCGGGCGCATCATCGGCTACGCACGGCCGCACTGGCGGTCCATCGTGGTGTTCCTGCTGGTCACGTCGTTCAGCGCCGGGATCGTGGTGGCCAACCCGCTGCTGCTGAAGGCCATCATCGACCGCGGGATCGCCCATGGGGACGCCTCACTGGTGACCGGGCTGGCGCTGGCCGTCGGCGCGCTGGCGCTGCTGGAGTCGGTCCTCGGCCTCACCGGCCGGTGGCTGTCGGCCCGGATCGGCGAGGGCGTCATCTACCTGCTGCGTACGCAGGTCTTCACGCACGTCCAGCGGATGCCGCTGGCGTTCTTCACCCGGACCCAGACCGGTTCGCTGATCAGCAGGCTCAACACCGACGTCGTGGGGGCCCAGCGGGCGATCACCTCGGTACTGCAGTCGGTGGTGTCCAACCTGATCAGCGCCGTCGCGGTGCTGGTGACGATGATGGCGCTGTCCTGGCAGATCACCCTGGTGGCGCTGCTGCTGGTCCCGCTGTTCGTGCTCCCCGCCAAGTTCATCGGGCGCAAGGTCGCCACGGTCTCGCGCGACGGGATGGAGCTCAACGCCGAGATGAGCTCGCTGATGACCGAGCGGTTCAACGTGGGCGGCGCCATGCTGGTGAAGCTGTACGGCCGGCCGGAGGAGGAGAGCAGGGGGTTCGCCCGGCGCGCCGGGATGGTGCGCGACATCGGTGTCACCCAGTCGGTCTTCGGCGGCCTGCTGTTCACCCTGATCGGCCTGATCACGGCGCTGGCGACGGCCACGGTCTACGGCATCGGCGGCAACCTGGTGATCGGCGGCGCCTTCGAGCTGGGCACCCTGGTCGCGCTCACGACGCTGCTGACGCGGCTGTACGGGCCGATCACCGCGCTGTCCAACGTGCACGTGGAGGTGATGACGGCGCTGGTCAGCTTCGACCGGGTCTTCGAGATCCTGGACCTGAAGCCGATGATCGAGGACGCGCCCGATGCGGCCCCGCTGCCCGAAGGTCCACTGCGGGTGGAGTTCGACCGGGTCTCCTTCCGCTACCCCTCGGCCGAGGAGTCCTCGCTGGATTCCCTGGAGCTCATGCCGCACGCCGAGACCCTCGACGACACCCAGGTGCTCAGCGAGGTCTCCTTCGCCGCTGCCCCCGGGCAACTGGTGGCGCTCGTGGGCCCCTCGGGGGCGGGCAAGACGACGCTGACCCACCTGGTCTCCCGGCTGTACGACCCCACTGAGGGGTCGGTGCGCATCGGCGGGCTGGACCTGCGCGGCGTCGAGGGCCAGTCGCTGCGCGACACCGTCGGCGTCGTCACCCAGGACACCCAGCTCTTCCACGACACCGTCGGCGCCAACCTGCGCTACGCCCGGCCCGACGCCGACGACGACGAGCTGATCGCGGCGATGCGCGCCGCGCAGCTCGGCCACCTGCTGGACGCGCTGCCGGACGGGTTGGAGACGATGGTCGGCGACCGCGGCTACCGGCTCTCCGGCGGGGAGAAGCAGCGGCTGGCGATCGCCCGGCTGCTGCTCAAGGCGCCCTCGGTGGTGGTGCTGGACGAGGCGACCGCGCACCTGGACTCCGAGTCCGAGGCGGCGGTGCAGGAGGCGCTGCGCACCGCGCTGGCCGGGCGCACCTCGCTGGTCATCGCGCACCGGCTGGCCACCGTGCGCGAGGCCGACCAGATCCTCGTCCTGGAGGACGGCCGGCTCCTGGAGCGCGGCACGCACGAGGAGCTGCTCGCGCACGGCGGCCTGTACACCGCCCTGTACCGCACCCAGTTCGCCGCGCAGGAGAAGCGCGGCGCCGCCCGGTGA
- a CDS encoding adenylyltransferase/cytidyltransferase family protein, which translates to MTRTDPPRGSAPALTLNWFSPPSPTAGPVIVTGVFDVLHVGHVRYLSAIRERGFPLVVGVEADERVRAWKGPGRPVNPAEERAEVLAALACVDGVFTISGSPDVTDWEHYAELLRPLRPAALAYTSGDPYAEAKQRGAAALGAQAWELPLTEGRSTSATLGQLTRSL; encoded by the coding sequence ATGACGAGGACCGATCCGCCGCGGGGCAGTGCGCCCGCGCTGACGCTGAACTGGTTTTCCCCGCCGTCGCCGACGGCCGGCCCCGTGATCGTCACCGGAGTCTTCGACGTCCTGCACGTCGGGCACGTGCGCTATCTCTCCGCCATCCGCGAGCGAGGGTTCCCCCTGGTCGTCGGGGTCGAGGCGGACGAGCGCGTGCGCGCGTGGAAGGGGCCGGGGCGCCCCGTCAACCCGGCCGAGGAGCGCGCCGAGGTGCTCGCCGCGCTGGCCTGCGTCGACGGGGTCTTCACCATCTCCGGCTCCCCGGACGTCACCGACTGGGAGCACTACGCCGAGCTGCTGCGCCCACTGCGCCCGGCGGCGCTGGCCTACACCAGCGGCGACCCCTACGCCGAGGCCAAGCAGCGCGGCGCCGCGGCCCTGGGGGCGCAGGCCTGGGAACTCCCGCTGACCGAGGGCCGCTCGACGAGCGCGACGCTGGGCCAGCTCACCCGCTCGCTGTGA
- a CDS encoding flavoprotein, protein MSNGKTLYVVVCAAGPAADVGFLIDQAHEQGWTVQVISTPNALAFIDTEALEKQTGCPVRSAHRKPGSPRSPKADAIIIAPATFNTINKLANGIADTYALDVVNEAIGLGIPVVILPFVNSAYANRAPFQRSVELLRKEGIPVLIGPEVFEPHKSGSGRENTAHFPWSAPLNEITFKQ, encoded by the coding sequence ATGAGCAACGGCAAAACGCTCTACGTCGTCGTCTGCGCGGCCGGCCCCGCCGCCGACGTCGGATTCCTCATCGACCAGGCCCACGAACAGGGCTGGACCGTCCAGGTCATCTCCACCCCGAACGCACTGGCCTTCATCGACACCGAAGCCCTCGAAAAACAGACCGGCTGCCCCGTCCGCAGCGCCCACCGCAAACCCGGATCCCCGCGCAGCCCCAAAGCCGACGCCATCATCATCGCCCCGGCCACCTTCAACACCATCAACAAACTCGCCAACGGCATCGCCGACACCTACGCCCTCGACGTGGTCAACGAAGCCATCGGCCTCGGCATCCCCGTCGTCATCCTCCCGTTCGTCAACTCCGCCTACGCCAACCGCGCCCCCTTCCAACGCAGCGTGGAACTCCTACGCAAAGAAGGCATCCCAGTCCTCATTGGCCCAGAGGTGTTCGAGCCACACAAATCAGGTAGCGGAAGAGAAAACACAGCCCATTTCCCGTGGTCCGCCCCTCTCAATGAAATAACTTTCAAGCAATAA
- a CDS encoding helix-turn-helix domain-containing protein, with the protein MPARALEPIGIPVWAWRREETRRLLQERDVAGLLRFAQRYGGASQTRLAAATGIAQGRISEILNGRKSVTAFEVFERIADGLNMPDPARMLFGLAPQNLAILTGDGSANAAAAPAIPAPSVEPNGQEDSVRRREFVGLAGSTLFGAAAAPVAGLEDIATALTRYAQSAPSPPPQSLSLPSLAKAVRAAKIGYQACHYSTVVKQLPGLLSRLDTATRHFDGDDHLRAQVLKAEAYHVAASVLLKSEERGLAWLAADRSMQAAERSQNPTTVGASARIVTHALMKDRHYGAATELAFTMAERLDSAEGEPTPDSLSVYGALLLRGAAAAAKRENRGQALSLLDEAETAGRKLGGDHNHQWTAFGPTNVLLHRVNIAVSLGDAGSAIDHARQVELANIDVTERKVTLFVDAARAYSQWNKLDRAYEALMTADQLAHEELKARPVVHDLINDISQRANGHLRTNITELAERVGLTR; encoded by the coding sequence ATGCCCGCACGAGCGTTGGAACCGATCGGCATTCCCGTATGGGCATGGCGCCGCGAGGAGACCCGCCGCCTCCTCCAGGAACGCGACGTCGCCGGCCTCCTGCGGTTCGCCCAACGGTACGGCGGAGCCAGTCAGACCAGACTCGCCGCCGCCACCGGAATCGCCCAGGGGCGTATCAGCGAGATCCTCAACGGCCGCAAGAGTGTCACCGCCTTCGAGGTGTTCGAGCGCATCGCCGACGGCCTGAACATGCCCGACCCCGCCCGGATGCTGTTCGGCCTGGCCCCGCAGAACCTGGCCATCCTCACCGGAGATGGCAGCGCCAACGCCGCCGCAGCCCCCGCCATCCCCGCGCCTAGCGTGGAACCCAACGGGCAGGAGGACAGCGTGAGACGACGCGAATTCGTTGGCCTTGCAGGATCGACCCTGTTCGGCGCGGCAGCGGCACCGGTGGCCGGGCTGGAGGACATCGCCACCGCCCTCACCCGCTACGCCCAGAGCGCCCCGAGCCCGCCACCGCAGAGCCTCAGCCTGCCGTCTCTGGCCAAGGCGGTCCGCGCGGCCAAGATCGGCTACCAGGCATGCCACTACTCCACCGTGGTCAAGCAGCTCCCCGGCCTGCTGTCGCGCCTGGACACCGCCACCCGGCACTTCGACGGAGACGACCACCTCAGAGCCCAGGTACTCAAGGCCGAGGCCTACCACGTCGCCGCCAGCGTCCTGCTGAAGTCGGAAGAACGCGGACTGGCCTGGTTGGCGGCCGACCGCAGCATGCAGGCCGCCGAGCGCAGCCAGAACCCCACCACCGTCGGCGCCAGCGCCCGTATCGTCACCCACGCCCTGATGAAGGACCGCCACTACGGCGCGGCGACCGAACTGGCCTTCACCATGGCCGAACGGCTCGACAGCGCCGAAGGCGAGCCCACGCCCGACTCGCTGTCGGTCTACGGCGCCCTACTGCTGCGCGGAGCAGCCGCAGCGGCCAAACGCGAAAACCGCGGCCAAGCACTGTCCCTGCTCGACGAGGCCGAGACCGCGGGCCGAAAACTCGGCGGCGACCACAACCACCAGTGGACCGCATTCGGCCCCACCAACGTCCTCTTGCACCGGGTCAACATCGCCGTATCACTGGGCGACGCGGGCAGCGCCATCGACCACGCCCGCCAGGTCGAGCTGGCCAACATCGACGTCACCGAACGCAAAGTCACCCTGTTCGTCGACGCCGCCCGCGCCTACAGCCAGTGGAACAAACTCGACCGCGCCTATGAAGCCCTCATGACCGCCGACCAGCTCGCCCACGAGGAACTGAAGGCCCGCCCGGTCGTCCACGACCTCATCAACGACATCAGTCAGCGCGCGAATGGCCACCTGCGCACCAACATCACCGAACTTGCCGAAAGGGTGGGCCTCACTCGATGA
- a CDS encoding GntR family transcriptional regulator, with protein sequence MTAKDGERKYERVARVIRERIASGAYRPGNALPSEGRLSQEFEVSRPTVINALDVLRDEGLIYTQTGSGSYVRGTAPKATEELSRPGLELLEGSEEAQSAELLQAGIVVASPRAANLLELPTPVKAFLRQYVISDEDGPTELVSAWFPLELASGTRFTSAEPLGPSIRRHLFERKRIRLDHAVERTIARAATSEEAQALGITPGSAVLNIVVTGHDADGKALQLIDAVLPGDRHELRDVYPLN encoded by the coding sequence ATGACGGCCAAGGACGGCGAACGCAAATACGAGCGTGTGGCGCGGGTGATCCGCGAACGCATCGCCTCCGGTGCCTACCGCCCGGGAAACGCCCTGCCCTCCGAGGGACGCCTGTCCCAGGAGTTCGAGGTGTCGCGGCCGACGGTCATCAACGCCCTGGACGTGCTGCGCGACGAGGGCCTGATCTACACCCAGACCGGCTCGGGCTCCTACGTGCGCGGCACGGCACCCAAGGCGACCGAAGAGCTGTCCCGGCCCGGCCTCGAACTACTGGAGGGCTCCGAAGAGGCCCAGTCGGCGGAGCTGCTGCAGGCCGGCATCGTGGTCGCCTCGCCCCGGGCGGCGAACCTGCTGGAGCTGCCCACTCCGGTCAAGGCGTTCCTGCGCCAGTACGTGATCAGCGACGAGGACGGGCCGACCGAACTGGTCTCGGCATGGTTCCCGCTGGAACTGGCCTCGGGCACCCGCTTCACCTCGGCTGAGCCACTGGGGCCGAGCATCCGGCGGCACCTGTTCGAACGCAAGAGGATCCGGCTTGACCACGCGGTGGAACGCACCATCGCCCGCGCGGCGACCTCCGAAGAGGCCCAGGCGTTGGGGATCACGCCGGGCTCTGCGGTGCTCAACATCGTCGTGACCGGCCATGATGCCGACGGTAAGGCGCTGCAACTCATTGACGCCGTGCTGCCCGGTGACCGGCACGAGCTGCGCGATGTCTACCCGCTCAACTGA
- a CDS encoding plasmid replication, integration and excision activator: MAIQGALPVAFGTVFPAGAYALGVEAITDFETKRPQLDKESGLPLWAVDVIDADPEARGKAKSVKVKVAAEVCPTLPDEVPGLPFRPIEFEGMAVMPYVDDNGRRPRVAYSLRARGVKAPGAAGAGRRSAPAAKDAA; encoded by the coding sequence ATGGCGATTCAGGGTGCGTTGCCGGTGGCGTTCGGGACGGTGTTCCCGGCGGGGGCGTATGCGCTGGGCGTGGAGGCGATCACCGACTTCGAGACCAAGCGGCCCCAGCTGGACAAGGAGTCGGGGTTGCCGCTGTGGGCGGTGGACGTGATCGACGCCGACCCCGAGGCGCGGGGCAAGGCCAAGAGCGTGAAGGTCAAGGTCGCCGCCGAGGTGTGCCCGACGCTGCCCGATGAGGTGCCGGGCCTGCCGTTCCGCCCCATCGAGTTCGAAGGGATGGCGGTGATGCCCTACGTCGACGACAACGGGCGCCGTCCCCGCGTGGCCTACTCGCTGCGCGCCCGGGGCGTGAAGGCTCCCGGCGCTGCCGGTGCGGGACGTCGCTCGGCTCCGGCCGCGAAGGACGCTGCCTGA
- a CDS encoding FtsK/SpoIIIE domain-containing protein, with the protein MLRSRNAGAAVQPTAPVPAQTVRFSTPVVETPGIFILARWITRLVTLLVLLPIRFPVAVGTVAVSAAVAHWFGWVALAVVWSVADVGLLVWWRRWPDLFRRCVALRALAAWRWVWVYRRHWQPVLVVAGLAESYQERQYLPRIRRVTCSEWSDRVRVRLVAGTAPTDVEQRVSELAHGFGAPSCRVTVNGPRDVVLEFPRFDTLADPIDALEVPAEVDLKALPMGLCEDGAPWRLRLHGTHVLTVGVTGAGKGSVIWSAVRAMLPAIEDGTAQVWAVDPKRMELSYGRSLFARYADTGETAVGLLEAAVATMQDRAARYAGKQRTHTPTQDDPFVAVVVDEVAFVTAYHPDRDIRRRAENALATLTSQGRSVGVSVLAALQDPRKEVLNLRNLFPDKIALRLDEASQVDMVLGDGARERGANAHLIDPDLPGVAFVRLEGSPVPVRVRAAFVSDADIDAMTAEGVA; encoded by the coding sequence ATGCTGCGTTCCAGGAACGCCGGGGCCGCGGTGCAGCCCACCGCGCCGGTTCCGGCGCAAACGGTGCGGTTCTCCACTCCGGTGGTGGAGACCCCGGGGATTTTCATCCTCGCCCGCTGGATCACCCGCCTCGTGACTCTGCTCGTCCTGCTGCCTATCCGGTTTCCCGTCGCGGTGGGCACGGTGGCGGTCTCGGCTGCGGTCGCGCACTGGTTCGGCTGGGTGGCGCTGGCGGTGGTGTGGTCGGTGGCCGATGTGGGGTTGTTGGTGTGGTGGCGTCGGTGGCCGGACTTGTTCCGGCGGTGTGTGGCGCTGCGGGCTTTGGCGGCGTGGCGGTGGGTGTGGGTGTATCGGCGGCACTGGCAACCGGTGCTGGTGGTCGCCGGGTTGGCGGAGTCCTACCAGGAGCGCCAGTACCTGCCGCGCATCCGGCGGGTGACCTGCTCTGAGTGGTCGGACCGGGTGCGGGTGCGCCTGGTGGCCGGCACCGCCCCGACCGATGTGGAACAGCGGGTGAGCGAGCTGGCGCACGGCTTCGGCGCGCCGTCGTGCCGGGTGACCGTCAACGGGCCTCGGGATGTGGTGCTGGAGTTCCCCCGCTTCGACACCCTGGCCGACCCGATTGACGCGCTGGAGGTTCCGGCCGAGGTGGATCTCAAGGCGCTGCCGATGGGGCTGTGTGAGGACGGCGCCCCGTGGCGGCTGCGGCTGCACGGAACCCACGTGCTCACCGTGGGGGTGACGGGTGCCGGTAAGGGCTCGGTGATCTGGTCGGCGGTGCGCGCGATGCTGCCCGCGATCGAGGACGGTACGGCGCAGGTGTGGGCGGTCGATCCCAAGCGGATGGAGCTGTCCTACGGACGGTCCCTGTTCGCCAGGTATGCCGACACCGGGGAGACAGCGGTGGGCCTGCTCGAAGCGGCGGTTGCCACCATGCAGGACCGGGCGGCGCGGTATGCGGGCAAGCAGCGCACCCATACGCCCACCCAGGATGACCCGTTCGTGGCCGTGGTGGTGGACGAGGTGGCGTTTGTGACCGCCTACCACCCCGACCGCGACATCCGCCGCCGCGCCGAGAACGCCCTCGCCACCCTCACTAGCCAGGGCCGCTCGGTCGGGGTGTCGGTGCTGGCCGCACTCCAGGATCCGCGCAAGGAGGTGCTGAACCTGCGCAACCTCTTCCCCGACAAGATCGCGCTACGCCTGGATGAAGCGAGCCAGGTGGACATGGTGCTCGGCGACGGGGCGCGCGAGAGAGGCGCGAACGCGCACCTGATCGACCCGGACTTGCCGGGGGTGGCCTTCGTCCGGCTGGAGGGCTCCCCGGTGCCGGTGCGGGTGCGGGCCGCGTTCGTCAGCGATGCCGACATCGACGCCATGACGGCTGAGGGGGTCGCCTGA
- a CDS encoding replication initiator, with protein sequence MPTPTGKTTRAERMAQPLAREVAEQIAADKGVCIRPVSLRRTDLATGATEIVDVPCGSTLESRCPSCARRKRSIRRTQCEEGWHLAEEPTVVPDEPSEVQRSWVEKRAMVTAERDALASSGNADPDALAALDAAIADLDEEITGSGLRGKAAPSPDSGSSSKPRRVRSTKRRQDAPELPKRPMVRRTVGQTFEDPASGKVFRPSLFVTLTCDSYGRVKSDGTPVDPGSYDYRRAARDALHFSKLIDRFVQNLRRVAGFDVQYFATVEPQRRLAPHLHMATRGTIPRSELRQIAAATYHQVWWPAADEVKYEGARVPVWDEDAGTYLDPVTGELLPTWDEALDALDDDLDAEPMHVVRFGPQVDAKGVLAGSADADRCVRYLAKYLTKDIAECHTIESDAQERHVDRLVQALRFEPCSPRCANWLRYGIQPQDAKAGLRPGYCRSKAHKREHLGYAGRRVLVSRKWSGKTLADHKADRLAWVLDALGVDPTADPDDDTGQPGSPVRLSVASNDVAWELARPTDPDVPPREHRLLRAVGESLKRRAQLDAARQTDLSATGERAA encoded by the coding sequence ATGCCGACTCCGACCGGCAAGACCACCCGCGCCGAGCGGATGGCCCAACCGCTGGCGCGGGAGGTCGCCGAGCAGATCGCCGCAGACAAGGGCGTGTGCATCCGTCCGGTATCTCTTCGGCGTACTGATCTGGCCACGGGAGCAACCGAGATCGTGGACGTGCCGTGCGGGTCCACGCTGGAATCCCGCTGCCCTTCCTGCGCGCGCCGTAAGCGCTCCATTCGCCGGACGCAGTGTGAGGAGGGCTGGCACCTGGCCGAGGAACCGACCGTGGTTCCGGATGAGCCGTCCGAGGTGCAGCGCTCCTGGGTGGAGAAGCGCGCGATGGTCACCGCCGAACGCGATGCGCTGGCCTCCTCCGGCAATGCCGATCCGGATGCGTTGGCGGCGCTGGATGCGGCGATCGCTGATCTCGACGAGGAGATCACTGGCTCGGGGCTGCGGGGCAAGGCCGCTCCCTCTCCGGACTCGGGCTCCTCGTCGAAGCCGCGGCGGGTCCGCTCGACGAAACGGCGCCAGGATGCTCCGGAGCTGCCCAAGCGTCCGATGGTGCGGCGCACCGTGGGCCAGACCTTCGAGGATCCGGCCTCGGGCAAGGTCTTCCGGCCGTCCCTGTTCGTCACCCTCACGTGTGACAGCTACGGGCGGGTGAAGAGTGATGGCACTCCGGTGGATCCGGGCAGTTACGACTATCGGCGGGCGGCTCGGGATGCGCTGCACTTTTCCAAGCTGATCGACCGGTTCGTGCAGAACCTGCGCCGGGTGGCCGGCTTCGATGTGCAGTACTTCGCCACCGTCGAACCTCAACGTCGCCTCGCGCCGCACCTGCACATGGCCACCCGGGGCACGATTCCCCGCTCAGAGCTGCGCCAGATCGCGGCGGCGACCTACCACCAGGTGTGGTGGCCTGCGGCCGATGAAGTGAAGTACGAGGGGGCGCGCGTTCCGGTCTGGGATGAGGACGCCGGGACTTACCTCGACCCCGTGACGGGGGAACTCCTGCCCACCTGGGATGAGGCACTGGACGCGCTCGATGACGACCTGGATGCTGAGCCGATGCACGTGGTGCGGTTCGGTCCGCAGGTGGATGCCAAAGGGGTCCTTGCCGGGTCGGCCGACGCGGACCGGTGCGTGCGCTACCTGGCGAAGTACCTGACCAAGGACATCGCCGAATGCCACACGATCGAGTCTGACGCGCAGGAACGCCACGTTGACCGGCTGGTGCAGGCGCTGCGGTTCGAACCCTGCTCGCCGCGCTGCGCCAACTGGCTGCGCTACGGCATCCAACCCCAAGACGCCAAAGCGGGCCTGCGCCCCGGCTACTGCCGGTCCAAAGCCCACAAGCGCGAACACCTCGGCTATGCCGGGCGGCGCGTGCTGGTCTCGCGCAAATGGTCGGGCAAGACGCTGGCCGACCACAAGGCCGACCGGCTGGCCTGGGTCCTCGACGCCCTCGGCGTCGACCCCACAGCCGACCCCGACGACGACACCGGGCAACCCGGCTCGCCCGTGCGGCTCTCCGTAGCGAGCAACGACGTCGCCTGGGAACTCGCCCGACCCACCGACCCCGACGTTCCCCCGCGCGAACACCGGCTTCTACGCGCGGTGGGGGAGTCGCTCAAACGCCGCGCCCAACTCGACGCGGCACGGCAGACCGATCTTTCGGCAACCGGAGAAAGGGCGGCGTGA
- a CDS encoding excisionase family DNA-binding protein: MDRKRTRATGRLLTVAQAAERLNTSERYPRRLIEERRITFVRIGRHVRIPETALDEFIASGVVEPVRLHTRRAA; the protein is encoded by the coding sequence ATGGACAGGAAGAGGACCCGTGCCACCGGCCGACTGCTCACCGTGGCCCAAGCGGCCGAGCGGCTCAACACCTCCGAGCGCTACCCGCGTCGCCTCATCGAGGAACGGCGGATCACCTTCGTGCGCATCGGACGGCACGTGCGCATCCCGGAAACCGCGCTGGATGAGTTCATCGCCTCCGGCGTCGTCGAGCCCGTTCGCCTGCACACGAGGAGGGCTGCCTAA
- a CDS encoding tyrosine-type recombinase/integrase, protein MASKKRRFGRVRQLNSGRWQARYPGPDGIDRPAPFTFATRKEADRWLTLKEAEITRDGWWDPDAGSVPFRDYADKWVAERDLAPRSADLYQSLLRLHLNPTFGDIFLKDIRESDVRTWRAARRRAKVGKVTVAKAYRLMRSVLNTAVRDRLIRENPCRIEGAGQEHSEERPALSVAEVYRLAGAVPARYRALVLLATFGGLRWGELVGLRRHRLDLDRRTVTVRETAYELGGVRFGPPKSRASRRTVQLPGLIIADLRRHLADYAEEGPDGLVFVGKRGNPLRRTNFAAIWTSARAEAGLPGVHFHDLRHAGNTYAAEAGASLRELMNRMGHSSTRAALVYLHAREDRARELSDAVGERAAKELADSVRGRDVEPEETEESGDDDDGDPPSSGARI, encoded by the coding sequence ATGGCGTCGAAGAAGCGGCGGTTCGGACGCGTTCGGCAACTCAACTCCGGTCGCTGGCAGGCGCGCTATCCCGGCCCCGACGGCATCGACCGGCCGGCCCCCTTCACCTTCGCGACCAGGAAGGAGGCGGACCGCTGGCTCACCCTCAAGGAGGCTGAGATCACCCGCGACGGCTGGTGGGACCCCGACGCGGGGTCGGTGCCGTTTCGTGACTACGCCGACAAGTGGGTGGCCGAACGCGACCTCGCGCCGAGGTCGGCCGACCTGTATCAGAGCCTGCTGCGCCTGCACCTGAACCCCACGTTCGGCGACATATTCCTCAAGGACATCCGCGAGTCCGACGTGCGCACCTGGCGGGCCGCTCGGCGCAGGGCCAAGGTCGGGAAGGTGACCGTGGCCAAGGCCTACCGGCTGATGCGCTCGGTCCTGAACACCGCCGTGCGGGACCGGCTCATCCGGGAGAACCCGTGCCGCATCGAGGGCGCGGGCCAGGAGCACAGCGAGGAGCGTCCGGCGCTGTCGGTGGCCGAGGTGTACCGGCTGGCCGGTGCCGTCCCGGCGCGCTACCGGGCGCTCGTGCTGCTCGCGACGTTCGGCGGTCTGCGGTGGGGCGAACTGGTCGGGCTCCGGCGGCACCGCCTCGACCTCGACCGGCGGACCGTGACCGTCCGGGAGACCGCCTATGAACTCGGGGGAGTCCGGTTCGGCCCGCCCAAGTCCAGGGCGAGCCGCCGCACGGTGCAGCTGCCCGGCCTGATCATCGCCGATCTGCGGCGGCACCTGGCGGACTACGCCGAGGAGGGGCCGGACGGACTGGTCTTCGTGGGCAAGCGGGGCAATCCGCTGCGACGCACCAATTTCGCGGCGATCTGGACGTCCGCGCGCGCCGAGGCGGGGCTTCCCGGCGTCCACTTCCATGACCTTCGCCACGCCGGGAACACCTACGCCGCCGAGGCCGGCGCCTCACTGCGGGAGCTGATGAACCGGATGGGGCACTCCAGCACGCGGGCGGCGCTGGTCTACCTGCACGCGCGCGAGGACCGGGCCAGGGAACTGAGTGATGCGGTGGGGGAGCGGGCCGCAAAGGAACTCGCCGATTCGGTCCGCGGGCGCGACGTCGAACCGGAGGAAACCGAAGAGTCTGGCGATGACGACGACGGCGACCCGCCGTCCTCCGGTGCCCGCATCTGA